AATGAAGGTGCTAGAGCTGATGAGTGTGGTGGGCATTAAGAAGGCAGTGGGGACCAACTGGTGTGGTGAGGATGGAGACCATGGTGGTCTCAATGAAGACAGTGGAGATCATGAGCATGATGGGGACTGGTGAAGGTGGTGAAGACTTAtaaaggtgctggagtggatgaACATAGTGGAGATGACGCAGGCGGTGGGGATGAGAAGCAGGATGGGGATGGATGCTCATGGTAGGGACAGATGAGAATGGTGGGAATGAGGAGCATAGAGGAGATGGAACATGGcaggtgaaggtgctggaggtgaTTGGACTATgcttggactcaaggatcttaaagatcttctcCACCTGAAAGGGGTCTATGGTGAGTGTGGAGGGGACATTGAAGGTGCTGGAGATGACAAACATGGTGGGGATGGATGAGCAGGGTGGGGTCAGTGGAGGTAATGGAAATCCCAAGTGTGGTGGGGCTTGATGAAGATGGTGGAGACTATAAAGGTACTGGAGATCATGACCATGGTGAGGCTGATGAAGGTGATGGGCATGGGCACAGTGTAGgtgggtgagtgctgtgggGATCAATAGAAGTGCTGGAGATTTTCCAGCCTAACtgattctgattccatgatgtggacaatgaaggtgctggaggtgagCATGGTGGGGTCAGTGAAGGTGGTGGGGCCAGACTGGCATGGTGGGCTCAGAGAAAGTAGAAAAGCTCATGAGCATGGTGAGATGTGTGAAAGTGCTGGAGATGGTGAGCATGGTGGGGATGatgaaggcagcagcaacaaTGAGCATGGAGATGGAGGAACAGGCCAGGGAtgaagaaggtggcagggacACGAAGAGTGGGGAAAGATGAGTGTAGTAGGCACAGTGAAGGCTCTTACATGAGGAGTGTGATGGGGATGGATTGGCATGGTGAGAAGAGCTGACCACGGTCGTGTCAATGCATGTGCTGGAGGTGAAGAGCACAGTGGGGATGaagaaggtggtggagatggaaagaaaacagtggagGTAGATGAAGTGTGGTGGGAAGCAATAAAGGTGCTGGAGATGACCAGTACAGGGAGGGAGGCCAatgaaggtgctggagatgACCAGCACGGGGAGGGAGGCCAatgaaggtgctggagatgACCAGCACGGGGAGGGAGGCCAatgaaggtgctggagatgACCAGCACGGGGAGGGAGGCcaatgaaggtgctggaggtgaCCAGCACGGGGAGGGAGGCcaatgaaggtgctggagtatgAGCACAGTGGGGATAAATGACCATGGTAGAGGTAACGAATGCAGTGGAGAGAAAACGAGGTGGTGACAACAAAGGCAACAGGGACTGACTGGCATGGTAGGCACAGATGAACGTGGTAGGGATGCTAAGTGTGACAGGGACGTGCAGATGGTGAAGATGATGCCCATGGTGGAGATGATGAAGGCAATTGGGATGAGTCACTGTGGTGGGGATGGATGGACATGTTGGGGATGAAGAAGGTGGTAGGCACGACCAACACAGTGAGCTCCATCAGTAAGGTACAAGAGACACCAGGTGGAACCCCACCACCCACCAAGGGGAGCCAGGGCTAAAGAAccccttccaagcccctcagAGCCCTTCCCATCCCCACAAGGCCACCAGCCCCTCTGACctggtgtgctgctggaggtgggagAGCTGGCGGAAGGACTTCTCGCAGTAGGAGCAGTGGTAGGGTTTGACGCCCAGGTGGATGCGGAGGTGCTGGGCCAGGTAGGAAGCGTTGGCAAAGGACTTGGAGCAGTGAGGGCACTTGTGGGGCTTGGCCTCTGTGTGCGACTTGGAGTGGATCTGCATCTCCGACTTGGTGAAGAACGTCAGGGGGCAGACCTTAcacctgcagaggtgggcaggtGGAGAACCCCGCAGGgaccaggctggggctggggggagcacCCCAGCAGCACCTTGGCCTCCCTCTGAGCGGGTCGGGGGTGCCTACCTGTACGTCTTGCCCTCTTTGGCAATCTCCCCCGAAGCCAGGATGGGATAAGGAACCACCAGGACTGGTGGTCCCGAGGGGTTTTCTGCCTTGATCTTCTTCCGGCCTCGCTCGGCCTTGGGCGCTCCCAACAAACCATGGCCCTGGATTGTCTTTATGGAGTCGAGGAGGGGGGGGCTGGTGATTCCTGAGATTAGGGTGGGCGAGGAGGCGATGAGGCGACTCTGGCTGGTGGAGGTGGGTGTTGAGGGGGTGGTGGTCCCCGTCCCCGGGCTGGACTCCGAGGTGCTGACTGCCGGTGCACGGGAAGCCAGCCCCAACCCTGCTgagcaaagagagagggggTGTTAATTTTAACAGGGTTAATTTTaaccttccctcttctctcctaaATTGAGGGGAACCCTCCTCAGAAATGTCCACAGAAGCCACCaacccacacaccccccccacagTGGTCCCCAAAAATCCCTTGTGGTGGTACCTGTGACGGTGCTGGTGGCTGGTCGGGCATGGAGGGCCACGTCGGGCTGGGGGACAGCTTGAGGATGGAGAcctgggacctgctggagcttgGGGAGGGACATGAtggactggctgctctcagctggggaggggggcacCAGAAGAGGCTGCTGGGAAGCCACAGAGGTGGGGGGCAAGTGTGGGGGTCGGATCTTCTCTGCCATCAACTGCTCCTTGATTTTGTTGATGAGGACCAGGTTGTCCAGCTGGTGATTAAGGTGGGAGAAGAAGGCAGAGGTAGGTGAAGGGTGGAGGAGTCAGCACCTCCCATGTCCatcttttctccctcctcccagAAATCCCACTGGGGGGGTGTGGGAAGGATCCTACCTggctgggcatggtggggggggggcggcCAGAAGTAGGGGTTGTTGAAGCGAGGTTCCGCCATCCTGTGAGGAAaaagggtggggctgggttatGGGAGGGCACCAGATATTGCACAGACATGgcccccttcccaccccccccaaaacaaaagaaCCCCCAGACTCTGtaagagggcagagcaggcagtgagcacgcagggctgggggcaacACCAAGGGCCTTGAAGACCCCAAAATACCACCACAAATGAGGAGTGTGGATACCTCcagggcttgggtttttttttttttctactccaAATTTTGCCAAAGGCTTCAAAATACCACTGAGGGCGAGGAGTGTAGGTACTTCCAGGGCTTGCATTTGGGGCTCAgtgaacaaaacccacacccaaGCCCTGGAGATATCCATGATGCTCCTCCAGTATCTCCAAGTAGGGGTTCTGGAGGTGGGCACAATGGAACACCAAACGAAGCCTGCCCAGGCGGATTTCACACCCCAAAAAGCCACTCCCAATCCTAAGGGAAGCTCCCAAGGCGCCACCCAGAGAAGCTTGGTTGGAAACTCAAAtgctgcagggccaggagaTGCTTAACCATGGTGGGAAAAGGAATTCCTTGGAGATAAGGAACATCAGGAAGGGGGACACTAAGGACACTGGCATCACTGGGCAGCACCACACTGACAAACCCCATTCTGGCGGGAGGTTTAAGGGGTTTGGAGTCTATGGGACCCTGAAGGGATGGGAAGAGAAGGTCCTTGGAGAGCTACAGATGGGATCCTGGGAGAAACCAGTCCAGCAAAGCACATTGCAGAAGCCATCAGGGTGATCTGGGGGTGACTATGGCAGAGCGGCGGTCTTTGGGCAAAGCGAGGTACAGCAAAGACACAGCTGCTGgatgggcagcctcctccaaggGGTGATGGTGCCACCAGGAGCATCCCTGCTCCCACAAAACAAGTGCTGTGGGGTGGGATGGGACAGCCAACCatccaccttctcctcctcatcACACTTGCTTGGTGTCCTTAGTTTAAATCAGACCAGACTCTGGTGGACAGCGCCCAGAAAAAGGGCTGCTGGTCCCCGAAAAACAAGTACTGGTGACACTGGAGACTGAGTACCCCAACATGGTCACCCCACAGCTGGGGGCTGAACCCCTCCAGGCTGGGTTTGGGCCGGGGGGGGAACtgaggcagggagaagaggagcacctgagggtggtggaacggAGCAGCGCGGCGCAGGACAAGGCGAGTTTCAGGGCGACACGAAGCGAGGgctacaggcagcagcagggaaccaGAGATGTTCTGATGGCAGACACCAaatccccctcccctgcctccaACTGCTCCATGCCACCGCCCACCTGCACCAAATTCAGGTCTTTTTCCAGACCCAGATCCTCACACTATTccctcaggaagtttgcagatggcatcaaatggatctgatggagggcaggaggctccacagagggatgtggccaggctggaaggatgGGTGgaggtcagtgggatgaggttcaacgagGCCACATGCTGGGTCTGCAcctgagtcacaacaaccccatgaaggctccaggcttggggcagagtggctggaaattgcCCAGCAGAcagagacctggggatgctggttggcagcagctgaagacgAGGCAGGGTGGCTAATAATCAAGAtgagccaagaaggccaccagcatcttgACCTGAACCagtcagtgtggccagtaggacgacaACAGGGATTGTgctcctgtactgggcactgatgAGGCACACTTCAAGccttgggttcagttctgggcccttcactccaagaaggacatcgaggtgctggagcagatccagagaagggcaagaagctggtaaagggtctggagaacagggttggtaaggagcagctgagggacctgggattgctcagcctggagaagaggaagccgagagaccttctggctctctacaacttcctggaaggttggagccaggtgggagttttACCACTTCTCTTACGGaagaagtgacagaacaagaggaaatagcctcaagctgtcccagtggaagtttaggttggccatgaggaatgatttctttggtgcaagagtggggagggattggaacaagctgcccagggaggtggtggagtccccatccctggaggtgttcaagaaaggtgtggccatggcaccttgGGATGTAGTTTAGTGAGCATGGCAGCGTTGGGTTGGTTAGACTGGACACCTCAGGAAGCTTtaccaacccaaacaatcccTGGTTCTCTGAATTTTCcctgttttctctctgctccccatctgcagcagagctgggagccctgctgggcaccactggcagtTCCTGGGGCAGTACTCCATGCTCTCCTGTGCGGCGCCCACCTGCCGCCGGCTGCTCTCTACAGGTTCTATAGCATCTACAGGTACCCACACATCACCCACAGCTAACCCAGAGCTACTCAGAGATCTGCGGAATATGCCTCGGGATGACAGGAGAGCCTGGGATGATGGagcaaggggctggagcagcagcagacggggccagcaggggaaggaaaagctCCTGTCATAAAGCCAggcaggagtgtgggcagcaggcagcagcaggaaggaaagcaggcagagggcaggcagaaTGCAGGCAGAGAGGTTTAGACAAGAAAGTGGGCAGTGGGGAGGCAGAAAGCGTGCAGGAGCGCAGGCATATGATTGTAGGCAGGAAAGTAGGAGGCATGCAGCTAGGGTTGCAAGCAGGACAGCAGGCAGAAGAGTGTAATCAGGAAAAGTGGGCAGAAGAGtgcaggcaggaaagcaggaagCAGAAAGGCAGGAGTGCAGGCAGAGAAGTGGGCAGCAGGTATCCAGAATACAGGcaggaaagcaagcagcaagcaaaggTGTGCAGGGAGGAAGGCGGGCAGtgggcaggcagaaagcaggcaggaaagcaagcagcgggcagaggagagcaggcaggaaagcagtgaggtgcaggcagcagggctctgggcaccccctgccacagctgggcACCCCGGCACAAGCCCCTCCAGCTCAGCCGTGGCGTGGGAAAACAGGAAACCAGTACTGGGAAGAGAAAATGGGAAttttggagctgctgccccaTCCCAGCAGGTGCCCTGCGACCTCCATCCTTCCCGTCTGGCCGTCTGTCCACCTgtccctccttctccctgttGCCAGAGCACACCGGGCTCCGCCGGAGCTGGCACTGGCACCAAGaaaccacccaaaccatccccaaACCACCATCCAGCCGCGGCACGAAGCACCACCAGCATCCCTCAGACCCCTCATGCAACGCTACGGGGGGGGCTGGCAAAGGCAGGAAGCACATTTTGGGGAGGAAAGTGCAAATATCACGTGtgcccccctccctgcctccacccGGGGAGGTCTTATTGCATTCATTCTAAActctctgtgctcagagctTGATGAACCCGGAATCAGGAGGAAAGAAACGGTCGGCGTGCcaagaaaaacccaaaacccctgTTCCTGTCCCCATTTCGTGTCAGCAATGGTGCAGAATTTCAGCGGGAGAGGCTTCcctcctctgccagggctgggatggctgggggagggagcaggaggggatggaaagcagatggggaaataaaataaatatctAAAACCCACCCCCCCTTTTTCTAGATTCTGGGCTAACTATGAAAAATGGAAGCTGAcatgcagcagaggaagaaaaaaacagaaagaaatccaTTTAAATGGAAATTATGGAAGGTGGGGAATGCTGCAGTGGGCCTGCCCTGGCCCTGTGGGGCATGAGGACTATGGTAGGGCTCTCTGTGCCTCCCAAAGTTCGGCTGGGTAGGGGATTTTTCTGTAGCACAGCATGGGAAAACCCCAGGAACCCTCCACCAAGCACTGGATTCGGCCAACTTGGGGATGCCACAGGTTGTCCCAGGGGGTGCGGGTAGGTGCCAAAAGCATTGTGGCCACCCAAGCAGGCATGGCCAGAGAGGGAGGTCAGAAGAGCAAGCAGGAAGATGCAGGGAGCCCCAAAACATGGGGCTGAACCCCAAACTGCGGCAGGACGGCGCAGGACCTGGCACCACCGCTCAGCGGGGCAAAGCAACAGCACCTTGGGGTGACTCTAAAGACACCAAAACCATCGCCTCAGCAcccgggggtgggggaaggcagagagcaagAGAAGCCAGGGCAAGGGGTAACAGGGAAAGAGGGATGGAGGCGTCGGCGGCAGCGAGGGATCGGCGGTGACAAGGTTACCGGGTGGGACGCCAGTGTTTTGGTACTCACAGGCTGGCCTCAGTAGCCAGGTGGCcgcagctgcctggggagacGTGTCGATGAGGCTCCAGATTGATGGGAGGTAGATGATGGCACGGGTGGGCACGAGCTCACTAGAGCCTTCCAACTTCCTACCCAACTGCCGCTAAGTCAAGCTACAGTTCTCTAGGGAACGCCTCTACCTTGGCAGCCCTCTCTGTCTCGCCTTCgctgaaataaaaagaaacaagagaTTTCTTTGCACGGCACCGCCGGGAGACAAGGGGCAGCTGCCGGCTACCGGCAAACCCCGAGGCCAGTAAGCCATCACCCACCCGCTATGGCCAGCCAACAGGCAAGGGGAAGGGGCCTGGGGTGCCTCGATGCGCCCTCAGCCACACAAGAAGCCGAGCCCTCGGTGACCCCAACCTGTCCCAGCCAAAGCATCAGGGCACAGCCCCCCTCCCCATGCCAAGCGGCAAGCACTGGAAAGCTGACTGGCCCGATTCGGCACAGGGGGACAGAGCCAAGCAGGGTGGGGGTCTCCTGTGTCTTGTGTTCCCATCAAATCTCTCACCACTATGGTAGACACAGGGGATGGTGACATAGCCGTGTCcccaccacctcctgcagctgagcaagGGCAGAAcgtggctctgccctgctctgggcctcAGTTTTCCCCCAAAATCAGGATGCCACAGCCCCTCTCCCCATTAGGGACAGATTTcccctggagcaggagaggttcATCCAGGGAAAGCGAGAGCCTGGCcacaaaaaaggcaaaaccaaaacaatccaacAAACCCCAATCCCAGAGGACCAGGGTGGGAAAGCA
This is a stretch of genomic DNA from Pogoniulus pusillus isolate bPogPus1 chromosome 36, bPogPus1.pri, whole genome shotgun sequence. It encodes these proteins:
- the ZNF362 gene encoding LOW QUALITY PROTEIN: zinc finger protein 362 (The sequence of the model RefSeq protein was modified relative to this genomic sequence to represent the inferred CDS: deleted 1 base in 1 codon): MAFWQECGSFSEGPKFPWLCRGKTPRSHRSEKRPACSSRAQLELEMDAADKGKQRQYSQRMAEPRFNNPYFWPPPPTMPSQLDNLVLINKIKEQLMAEKIRPPHLPPTSVASQQPLLVPPSPAESSQSIMSLPKLQQVPGLHPQAVPQPDVALHARPATSTVTGLGLASRAPAVSTSESSPGTGTTTPSTPTSTSQSRLIASSPTLISGITSPPLLDSIKTIQGHGLLGAPKAERGRKKIKAENPSGPPVLVVPYPILASGEIAKEGKTYRCKVCPLTFFTKSEMQIHSKSHTEAKPHKCPHCSKSFANASYLAQHLRIHLGVKPYHCSYCEKSFRQLSHLQQHTRIHTGDRPYKCPHPGCEKAFTQLSNLQSHQRQHNKDKPYKCPNCYRAYTDSASLQIHLSAHAIKHAKAYCCSMCGRAYTSETYLMKHMSKHTVVEHLVSQHSPQRTESPGIPVRISLI